One region of Gemmatimonadota bacterium genomic DNA includes:
- a CDS encoding glycosyltransferase, whose product RLGGVPRVVARVGLETDTARSPLYRVALRRWTDVIVLNAEAMRDRFLARAPGLDAARVVTIRTGVARPERRAAPGAVRRWLGVAAGARVIGTVARLAGQKRLDRLLEALARLPADVHCLVAGAGAEQTALERLALELGVAGRLHLLGERDDVGDVLDALDVFVVCSDREGLSNAMLEALAAGVPVVSTPVSGAAEALESFPEGGAPGEIVGFDAADLAACLERLLADPARLRAMGAAAVRRAEERFGFERMLDGWEAVLEGALVPAAGTIEAGDAVRRQAATPSASRPGRPATRRGDPAGRRGPGGRA is encoded by the coding sequence CGGCTGGGCGGGGTGCCCCGCGTGGTCGCGCGGGTGGGACTCGAGACGGATACGGCGCGCAGCCCGCTGTACCGCGTGGCCTTGCGGCGCTGGACGGACGTCATCGTCCTGAACGCCGAGGCCATGCGCGATCGCTTCCTCGCCCGTGCGCCGGGGCTGGACGCTGCCCGCGTGGTCACGATCCGCACGGGCGTGGCCAGGCCGGAGCGGCGTGCGGCGCCGGGTGCCGTGCGGCGCTGGCTGGGGGTCGCGGCCGGGGCGCGGGTGATCGGAACCGTAGCGCGGCTGGCCGGTCAGAAGCGGCTGGACCGGCTGCTCGAGGCACTGGCGCGGCTGCCGGCGGACGTGCACTGCCTTGTGGCCGGTGCGGGCGCGGAGCAGACTGCGCTGGAACGGCTGGCCCTCGAGCTGGGTGTGGCCGGACGGCTGCACCTGCTGGGTGAGCGCGACGACGTGGGCGATGTGCTGGACGCGCTGGACGTGTTCGTGGTGTGCTCGGACCGCGAGGGGCTGAGCAATGCCATGCTCGAGGCGCTGGCCGCCGGCGTGCCGGTAGTGAGCACGCCCGTGAGCGGCGCGGCGGAGGCGCTCGAGTCCTTCCCGGAGGGCGGCGCGCCAGGCGAGATCGTCGGGTTCGACGCCGCGGATCTGGCGGCATGCCTCGAGCGGCTGCTGGCGGATCCCGCCAGACTGCGCGCCATGGGCGCGGCGGCCGTGCGGCGGGCCGAGGAGCGCTTCGGCTTCGAGCGCATGCTGGACGGTTGGGAGGCCGTGCTCGAGGGTGCGCTGGTCCCGGCGGCCGGCACCATAGAGGCGGGGGATGCGGTTCGGCGCCAGGCCGCCACGCCCTCCGCGTCACGGCCGGGGCGCCCGGCAACGCGGCGCGGGGACCCGGCAGGGCGGCGCGGGCCAGGGGGCCGGGCGTGA
- a CDS encoding glycosyltransferase family 9 protein has product MTAPFPAERVCIVLLTGVGDVVHGLPVVNALKRRHPACRITWIAEPAPSWVVRPHPAVDEVVVFERARGLAGVRELWRSLRGRRFDLTLNLNVYFKSVFPTVFSGAPRRLGFGRGRAREGVWLFSNQHLPPGPRRHTQDLFLEFLDALGVERGPLEWRITLAEEERRAQAEFFQRLDGLEGRPAAALIPASAKAAKDWLPERYAAVADALEADYGFRVLLLGGASPREARLAREVLGHCRTRPIWALGDGVRRLITLIAGSRLVIAPDTGPVHLARALEVPVIGLYGHTNPWRVGPYRKYQDLWVDRYTEEGEAPEPGGFEPKSGRMQQITVAEVLDRVERAVSR; this is encoded by the coding sequence GTGACGGCGCCGTTCCCCGCCGAGCGGGTCTGCATTGTCCTGCTGACCGGGGTGGGCGACGTCGTGCACGGGCTCCCCGTCGTCAACGCGCTCAAGCGGCGGCATCCCGCCTGCCGCATCACCTGGATCGCGGAACCCGCTCCGTCCTGGGTAGTACGGCCGCACCCCGCGGTGGACGAGGTGGTGGTTTTCGAACGGGCGCGCGGGCTGGCGGGCGTGCGCGAGCTGTGGCGGTCGCTGCGTGGCCGCCGCTTCGACCTGACGCTGAACCTCAACGTCTACTTCAAGAGCGTGTTCCCCACCGTGTTCTCCGGTGCTCCGCGCCGCCTGGGCTTCGGGCGCGGCCGCGCGCGGGAGGGCGTCTGGCTGTTCTCGAACCAGCACCTGCCGCCCGGGCCGCGACGCCACACGCAGGATCTCTTTCTCGAGTTCCTGGACGCACTGGGCGTCGAACGCGGGCCGCTGGAGTGGCGCATCACCCTGGCGGAGGAGGAACGGCGAGCGCAGGCGGAATTCTTCCAGCGGCTCGACGGGCTGGAGGGCCGGCCGGCGGCCGCGCTGATCCCCGCCTCGGCAAAGGCAGCCAAGGATTGGCTGCCGGAGCGCTACGCGGCGGTGGCGGACGCGCTCGAGGCCGACTACGGGTTCCGCGTGCTGCTGCTGGGGGGCGCGTCGCCGCGGGAGGCGCGGCTGGCGCGGGAGGTGCTCGGGCACTGCCGCACGCGGCCGATCTGGGCGCTGGGGGACGGCGTGCGCCGCCTGATCACCCTGATCGCCGGCAGCCGCCTGGTGATCGCGCCGGATACCGGGCCGGTGCACCTCGCCCGGGCGCTCGAGGTGCCGGTCATCGGGCTGTATGGACATACCAACCCCTGGCGCGTGGGGCCGTACCGCAAGTACCAGGATCTCTGGGTGGACCGCTACACAGAGGAGGGGGAGGCGCCGGAGCCGGGCGGCTTCGAGCCGAAGAGTGGGCGCATGCAGCAGATCACAGTGGCGGAGGTACTGGATCGGGTGGAACGGGCCGTGAGCCGCTAA
- a CDS encoding isoprenylcysteine carboxylmethyltransferase family protein → MAVAPYILFARPSPLLLAVGGTLGVAGVLLRAWAASTLRKNAVLTTGGPYAYTRHPLYLGSFLMGLGVAAAGGRLAFLLLVLCYFAVVYGPTMRAEARRLERRFGEDYREYARRVPLFFPRLDSGRVRQAQPLRARLQRYLSHREYNAVLGLLLVFLTLIAKLVID, encoded by the coding sequence GTGGCGGTGGCGCCGTACATCCTGTTTGCACGCCCTTCGCCGCTGCTGCTGGCCGTGGGCGGGACCCTGGGCGTGGCGGGCGTGCTGCTGCGTGCCTGGGCTGCTTCTACCCTGCGCAAGAATGCTGTGCTGACCACAGGTGGGCCATACGCCTACACGCGGCACCCGCTCTACCTGGGGAGCTTCCTGATGGGACTGGGTGTGGCCGCTGCGGGGGGGCGGCTGGCGTTCCTGCTGCTGGTGCTCTGCTACTTCGCGGTCGTGTACGGGCCCACCATGCGGGCAGAGGCGCGGCGGCTGGAACGGCGGTTCGGAGAGGACTACCGGGAGTACGCGCGACGGGTCCCGCTCTTCTTCCCGCGGCTCGATAGCGGACGGGTCCGGCAGGCGCAGCCGCTCCGCGCCCGCCTGCAGCGCTACCTGAGCCACCGCGAGTACAACGCCGTGCTGGGTCTCCTGCTGGTGTTCCTGACCCTGATCGCCAAGCTGGTCAT